One Brassica napus cultivar Da-Ae chromosome C4, Da-Ae, whole genome shotgun sequence genomic region harbors:
- the BNACNNG36700D gene encoding basic leucine zipper 24 produces the protein MDGEEVEAWARASGGCSHTHSCNPPGPEDASHSHTCFHTHTHLIIPDSQENGHSDSSNKRRSCGNREAVRKYREKKKARTAYLEDEVQRLQSMNEFLLRKLQSQAIVEAEIVRLRTLLVEMQGTMNDELGGFSFQKQCNGSGFVFKEDGCNVATRNMICEVARVECEEGKTLHEPVHSFVPHSPPFSR, from the exons ATGGATGGGGAAGAAGTAGAGGCTTGGGCTCGAGCATCAGGAGGATGTAGTCACACTCATAGTTGCAATCCTCCAGGACCAGAGGATGCTTCTCACTCACACACATGCTTCCACACTCACACTCATCTCATCATCCCT GATTCGCAAGAGAATGGCCATTCTGACAGCAGCAACAAGAGGCGGTCATGTGGGAACAGAGAGGCAGTGAGGAAGTacagggagaagaagaaggctcGCACGGCATACCTTGAAGACGAAGTCCAGAGACTGCAATCTATGAATGAGTTCTTGCTTCGAAAGCTTCAGAGTCAAGCAATTGTGGAAGCTGAAATCGTCAGACTCCGGACTCTTCTGGTAGAGATGCAGGGAACAATGAATGATGAACTCGGTGGTTTCTCGTTTCAGAAGCAATGCAACGGTTCTGGTTTTGTGTTCAAAGAAG ATGGATGCAACGTAGCAACAAGGAATATGATTTGCGAAGTGGCAAGAGTAGAGTGCGAGGAGGGCAAAACACTTCATGAACCTGTTCATTCTTTTGTTCCCCATTCACCACCATTCTCACGTTAA
- the LOC106390728 gene encoding zinc finger CCCH domain-containing protein 46, whose translation MDGYEATRIVLSRIQALDPENASKIMGLLLLQDHGEKEMIRLAFGPETLVHSVIAKAKKELGLMSCSRPSWSQEELISPRNNNNNRGSSLNPASLPFYANGGRSSKNLTNEFEFMDDVNPRSDFLGSMHARSGSCVLDGLGYGDSDLGFGGVPCSYYARGFCKNGSSCRFVHSDGGAELVASPSRIELLRSNSVPPRLAHHFMTRSFSPKGVNLQSSDAQRAAAALMMGDDFQKLGRWRPERIDLSAMACPASRQIYLTFPADSRFREEDVSNYFSTFGPVQDVRIPYQQKRMFGFVTFVYPETVKSILAKGNPHFVCDSRVLVKPYKEKGKVPDKYRTNQPTELELSPTGLSSSPRDAIGGRGFYNNAQDVLWESKFEEEILELQSRRLMNMQLHDVKKHFQLNSPTQIHSPNPFSQALLSPRSLPVKAGREIGKGSSKEGSDDDTMNLPERLEDSLPDSPFASSTHHLVMFGESTDNSGSDLWSPSSDNDDNSTPSTLSDSNSFNCQMPRLLPIGMLPGRGGPACRVGI comes from the exons ATGGATGGGTACGAAGCAACTAGGATTGTGCTGTCTCGTATCCAAGCTTTAGACCCAGAAAACGCATCAAAGATCATGGGTCTCCTCCTTCTCCAAGACCACGGTGAGAAAGAGATGATAAGGCTAGCCTTTGGTCCAGAGACTCTTGTCCACTCTGTAATAGCGAAAGCCAAGAAAGAGTTAGGTCTCATGAGCTGTTCAAGACCTTCTtggagtcaagaggagttgATTAGCCctagaaacaacaacaacaaccgtGGCTCTTCTCTCAACCCAGCTTCTTTGCCCTTCTACGCTAATGGAGGAAGATCTTCTAAGAACTTGACCAACGAGTTCGAGTTCATGGATGATGTTAACCCAAGAAGTGACTTTTTGGGGTCTATGCATGCAAGAAGTGGTAGCTGCGTTTTGGACGGTTTAGGGTATGGTGATTCTGACTTAGGGTTTGGTGGTGTACCCTGTTCTTATTACGCTAGAGGCTTCTGCAAGAACGGAAGTAGCTGCAGATTCGTTCACAGTGATGGAGGAGCCGAGTTAGTTGCCTCTCCAAGCAGAATCGAGCTTCTTAGGTCTAACTCGGTACCTCCAAGACTTGCTCATCACTTCATGACTCGCTCTTTCTCTCCAAAAGGAGTAAACTTGCAGAGTAGCGATGCACAAAG AGCTGCTGCTGCTTTGATGATGGGAGATGATTTTCAGAAGCTTGGGAGATGGAGGCCTGAGAGGATTGATCTCTCTGCTATGGCATGTCCAGCTTCAAGACAGATCTATCTGACATTTCCTGCCGACAGTAGGTTCAGGGAGGAAGATGTGTCCAACTATTTCAG TACTTTTGGACCAGTTCAAGATGTGAGGATACCATATCAGCAAAAGAGAATGTTTGGGTTTGTGACATTTGTGTACCCTGAGACTGTCAAGAGCATTCTCGCCAAAGGGAACCCTCACTTTGTGTGTGACTCAAGGGTTCTTGTCAAGCCTTACAAGGAGAAAGGCAAAGTCCCTGACAAATACAG AACAAACCAACCAACAGAGCTAGAATTGTCCCCAACAGGCCTTTCTTCTAGCCCCAGGGATGCTATAG GAGGGAGAGGGTTTTATAACAACGCCCAAGATGTTTTGTGGGAGAGTAAGTTTGAAGAAGAGATTCTTGAGCTTCAGAGCAGAAGGCTTATGAACATGCAGCTTCATGACGTCAAGAAGCATTTCCAACTCAATTCCCCTACACAGATTCATTCCCCAAATCCTTTTAGCCAAGCACTTTTGTCTCCACGCTCATTGCCAGTTAAAGCAGGAAGAGAGATAGGGAAAGGAAGTTCCAAAGAAGGATCTGATGATGACACAATGAATCTACCAGAGAG GTTGGAGGATAGCTTGCCGGATAGTCCATTTGCCTCGTCCACACATCATTTGGTTATGTTTGGTGAATCTACAGACAACAGCGGATCGGATTTGTGGTCGCCTTCTTCAGACAATGATGATAATTCTACTCCATCTACACTCTCTGACTCCAACTCTTTCAACTGCCAAATGCCTAG GTTACTGCCTATTGGGATGTTGCCCGGTAGGGGTGGACCGGCCTGTCGTGTCGGGATATAA